From the genome of Gemmatimonadaceae bacterium:
GCCAGCCCCCGTGAAATTCAAGCCGTGATCAGGCTTACTGAACGATGATCTTGCCCTTCATGTTCATGGCCAGATGCGGCGTGCAGAAGAAATCGTACGTGCCAGCCGGGATACCGCCCAGCGAGATCGTGTACGATTCGCCAGCGGCCATCATCATCTTGCCGGACAGTTCACCCACCTGCTCGGGCATGTTGGCCATCATCTGCGCCTTGGCGGCCGCCGGGAACAGTGCCGGATCGAACGCGACGTTGTGCGGGCCACCATCAATGAACGTGAACTTGATGCCGTCGCCGGCCTTGACCGTAATCTCGGCTGGCTCGAAACGATAACCGGTCGCGTCACCACGCATCTTCACTTCATGCGTCGTGCCCGTGATCGGGGACATCACGCCTGCCGCTGCCGGGGCTGCCGGCTCGGCCACAGGAGCCGCCGCCGCCGATGCGCCAGCTGCCGCCGAATCCGTCGCGGCCTTTTCACCACCACCACACGCGCCGAGCACGATCGCCGCGCCCGCTGCTACTGCTAATCCGAGAAACCGCATGTCGAGAAGCCTCCAGAGCCTTTCGCGAAATTGTGTAGCTAGTCCACAGGGGAACCCCTGGATCCGCAGGGCCCTGCGGATCTTGTGAAGTTATTCACAAGCCGTCTCAGTCGCAATTGCCACCGCTTGACTCGGCTTTCGT
Proteins encoded in this window:
- a CDS encoding cupredoxin domain-containing protein; the protein is MRFLGLAVAAGAAIVLGACGGGEKAATDSAAAGASAAAAPVAEPAAPAAAGVMSPITGTTHEVKMRGDATGYRFEPAEITVKAGDGIKFTFIDGGPHNVAFDPALFPAAAKAQMMANMPEQVGELSGKMMMAAGESYTISLGGIPAGTYDFFCTPHLAMNMKGKIIVQ